The following coding sequences lie in one Lolium perenne isolate Kyuss_39 chromosome 2, Kyuss_2.0, whole genome shotgun sequence genomic window:
- the LOC127322028 gene encoding protein LIFEGUARD 4: MGKHRDVEAAGMACPYMIESPQLRWAFIRKVYVIVSMQLLATIAVASTVYLVPDIRRFFLARTPAALAAFVLIIVAPIIVMIPMMCLRNRHPINLILLALFTICMSFSVGLGCLSSKGGVIIEAALLTFVVVLSLTIYTFWAAKRGHDFSFLGPFLFAACLILMLYGLIQMLLPMGKVGTTVYGCISALVFSGFIIYDTDNLIKRHTYDEYVTAAIALYLDIINIFMAILTALRE, from the exons ATGGGGAAGCACCGCGACGTGGAGGCCGCCGGCATGGCGTGCCCTTACATGATCGAGAGCCCTCAGCTGCGGTGGGCCTTCATCCGTAAGGTGTACGTGATCGTGTCGATGCAGCTGCTGGCGACCATCGCCGTCGCCTCCACCGTCTACCTCGTGCCCGACATCCGCCGCTTCTTCCTGGCGCGCACCCCGGCCGCGCTCGCCGCCTTCGTGCTCATCATCGTTGCCCCCATCATTG TGATGATCCCTATGATGTGCCTCCGGAACCGGCACCCGATCAACCTCATCCTCCTCGCCTTGTTCACCATTTGCATGAGCTTCTCCGTTGGGTTGGGCTGCCTCTCCAGCAAAG GCGGTGTTATAATCGAAGCGGCATTGCTGACGTTCGTGGTGGTCTTGAGCCTGACGATTTACACATTCTGGGCGGCCAAGAGGGGCCACGACTTCAGCTTCCTCGGCCCCTTCCTCTTCGCGGCATGCCTCATCTTGATGCTCTACGGGCTCATACAG ATGCTGCTGCCGATGGGCAAGGTGGGCACGACGGTGTACGGGTGCATATCGGCGCTTGTCTTCTCCGGGTTCATCATCTACGACACGGACAATCTCATCAAGAGGCACACCTACGACGAGTATGTCACGGCAGCCATCGCATTGTACCTtgacatcatcaacatcttcatggCCATTCTCACTGCCCTCAGAGAATGA
- the LOC127322027 gene encoding MMS19 nucleotide excision repair protein homolog, producing the protein MAKVPAGHWVPYVEAFVDVSRSPADHSASVVALAALVNKDKLTLFDLVSKMDMYLTTTDHIVRSRGIMLLGEIMSQISLKWLDVNAITTLSDFFISRLSDWQALRGALVGCLALLQREPSVGTIMIADVKRLVESLIDYIPVQSLAAADRKLCFQIICCVLDHYPEAVKTMDDELLMWICQSIDEEKDPECLKLSFHLVEVVMKLFSDPSGLASQFASDLFELLSKYFPVYFTHGAGDNVGLTRDELSRALMHAFCASPYFEPFAIPLLLDKLSSSLPLAKLDSLKYLDNCIRCYGADRMVSHTSAIWFKLKEVIFSLSSDQLLSTGSPKDAEKIKNQIVSEAKNCLKTAVTCIHSADRDIFINLILLDEDIVNNIHSVTTEEKSICRSSDDLNQLQSLGSVISIIAESSTYFCTRVFQAHFTRLVDILGSSASFKSQHLNICNGSSSAAINYGALYLSVQMLSSCREVAVASRGDFPPVKSANESWWLILEEKLDPFIHLLGKLLSIDSQPIQSAVTQKYVSCAVKGLLILATFPEHCSLLLANAYEYILLMLTSVVARKYEKIHLWRLSLETLTSIGKFTVESRASKKEMIYNSIVVDKIIPLAKSCDTSMPLNLRLEACFEIGTTGVSYMLRVARSLEEAVITNISQVNEGMECAEYVAHLIDCYSSQLLPWLFTSGGVNELALSFAMRLWDEIRNVATLDRIRSQGLLDSLMMGMKFLVGVCTEEQQSLIVQKACSIISSMLSLPVKSMMHDLSSVEELVPAHSIQDTALVCLLSSVIVGLRPQTHVPDMIMLINLFSVFLLNGQIPAAHALASIFNKYLHNSEFSDENKLDKMLDVILGRCFSIVLASSTLKMSHSSAATSDDANCSGMSASICLRTDILCGLAWIGKGLLMRGDEKVKDISMFLLKCLVLNQISVGIPPHQEEHSDNVSLNASLATSAADAFHVMMSDSEVCLNKKFHARIKLLYKQRFFSILMPIFLSKIKETPAMTTKLVLYRAFGHIISNAPVSAVITEAHQILLLIVDILAKLSVDIQDKDLVYSLLLVLSGMLMDDKGKECVLENIHIIVGVLTQLVSYPHTMVVRETALQCFVAMSSFPHSKVYRMRPQVLRAAIKALDDKKRAVRQEAVRCRQTWQSSFA; encoded by the exons GCTCACCCGCCGACCAC TCTGCAAGTGTGGTCGCTCTTGCGGCCTTGGTGAACAAGGACAAGCTCACGCTCTTCGATTTG GTTTCTAAGATGGACATGTATTTGACTACCACAGACCACATTGTTAGATCAAGAG GAATCATGCTTCTGGGGGAAATCATGTCTCAGATTTCCTTAAAATGGTTAGATGTCAATGCCATCACAACATTGTCAGACTTTTTTATATCAAGACTG TCAGATTGGCAAGCATTACGGGGAGCACTTGTTGGATGCTTGGCTTTATTGCAAAGAGAACCATCTGTTGGTACTATTATGATTGCTGATGTCAAAAGACTAGTCGAGTCTTTGATAGACTATATTCCAGTACAGTCACTTGCAGCTGCTGACCGCAAG CTGTGCTTTCAAATTATTTGCTGTGTACTTGATCACTACCCAGAAGCTGTCAAGACAATG GATGATGAACTGCTAATGTGGATCTGtcaatcaattgatgaagaaaaaGACCCAGAATGCTTGAAGCTTTCCTTTCATTTGGTTGAAGTTGTCATGAAGCTTTTTTCAGACCCATCTGGTTTGGCATCCCAATTTGCAAGTGATCTCTTTGAGCTTCTGAGCAAATATTTTCCTGTCTACTTCACACAC GGAGCGGGCGATAATGTAGGTCTCACGAGGGATGAACTTTCCAGGGCATTGATG CATGCCTTCTGCGCAAGTCCTTATTTTGAACCCTTTGCCATTCCATTGCTTCTCGATAAACTTTCTTCCTCTCTTCCATTAGCAAAG CTTGATTCCTTAAAATATCTGGACAATTGCATTCGCTGCTATGGAGCTGATAGAATGGTTTCACACACATCAGCTATATGGTTTAAGTTAAAAGAAGTGATTTTTAGCCTTTCTTCAGATCAACTCTTATCGACAGGGTCACCTAAAGATGCAGAGAAGATTAAGAATCAAATAGTATCAGAAGCTAAAAATTGCTTGAAGACTGCTGTTACGTGTATACATTCTGCAGATAGAGATATATTCATCAATTTGATCTTGTTGGATGAGGATATTGTGAATAACATTCATTCTGTAACAACCGAAGAAAAGTCTATTTGTAGGTCATCAGATGACCTGAATCAATTACAATCCCTTGGAAGTGTGATTTCTATCATTGCTGAATCATCTACATATTTCTGCACTAGAGTTTTTCAAGCGCATTTCACACGCTTGGTGGATATTTTGGGAAGCTCAGCCAGTTTTAAATCTCAGCACTTAAACATTTGCAATGGATCATCTTCTGCGGCTATTAATTATGGAGCTCTCTATTTATCTGTTCAAATGCTTTCATCCTGTCGAGAAGTGGCTGTGGCATCTCGAGGAGACTTCCCTCCTGTTAAATCAGCAAATGAGTCCTGGTGGCTTATCTTAGAGGAAAAACTGGATCCGTTCATCCATCTTCTTGGAAAATTATTGTCAATTGATTCTCAGCCTATCCAGTCAGCAGTCACACAAAAATATGTTTCATGTGCTG TGAAGGGGTTACTGATACTTGCAACATTCCCAGAACACTGTTCACTTCTACTGGCAAATGCTTATGAGTATATTCTGCTGATGCTCACCTCAGTAGTTGCAAGAAAGTATGAAAAAATACATTTGTGGAGATTGTCGTTGGAAACATTGACTAGCATTGGTAAATTTACTGTGGAGTCCCGTGCTTCTAAAAAAGAAATGATTTACAACAGTATTGTTGTTGACAAGATTATTCCTTTGGCTAAATCTTGTGATACGTCGATGCCTCTGAACCTAAGACTTGAAGCATGTTTTGAAATTGGTACCACTGGTGTGAGCTATATGTTAAGGGTCGCTAGATCACTTGAAGAAGCTGTCATCACCAATATTTCTCAG GTTAACGAGGGAATGGAATGTGCGGAATATGTAGCCCATTTGATCGATTGTTACTCTAGTCAGCTCCTTCCATG GTTATTTACCTCTGGTGGTGTCAACGAACTTGCTTTGAGCTTTGCTATGCGTCTCTGGGATGAGATTAGGAACGTGGCTACTTTAGACAGGATTAGATCGCAG GGTCTTCTTGACTCACTAATGATGGGAATGAAGTTCTTAGTTGGAGTCTGCACAGAGGAACAACAGTCATTGATTGTTCAGAAAGCGTGCAGCATAATATCATCGATGCTGTCACTCCCAGTGAAGTCAATGATGCACGACCTTTCATCTGTAGAGGAGTTAGTTCCTGCACACTCTATTCAAGATACAGCTCTTGTGTGTTTGCTTTCATCAGTTATAGTTGGTCTTCGTCCTCAAACACATGTACCAGATATGATCATGCTGATTAACCTTTTTTCGGTCTTTCTACTGAATGGACAAATACCAGCTGCTCACGCATTAGCTTCTATTTTCAATAAATATCTACACAATTCAGAGTTCTCAGATGAGAATAAGCTGGATAAAATGCTTGATGTTATTCTTGGGAGATGTTTCTCAATTGTATTAGCCAGCAGCACTTTGAAGATGTCTCATTCTTCTGCTGCCACTTCAGATGATGCTAATTGCTCAGGCATGTCTGCAAGCATATGTTTGAGGACTGATATCTTGTGTGGTTTGGCTTGGATTGGGAAAGGGTTGCTTATGAGAGGAGATGAAAAGGTGAAGGACATTTCGATGTTTCTTCTTAAGTGCCTGGTCTTGAATCAGATTTCGGTGGGCATTCCACCCCACCAGGAAGAACACAGTGACAATGTTTCATTGAATGCTTCCcttgcaacatctgcagctgATGCATTCCATGTGATGATGAGTGACTCAGAAGTCTGCCTAAATAAAAAGTTTCATGCAAGAATAAAGCTGTTATATAAGCAGCGTTTTTTCTCAATACTTATGCCAATTTTTCTCTCTAAAATTAAGGAGACCCCTGCGATGACAACAAA ATTGGTATTATATCGAGCATTTGGGCATATTATTTCCAATGCTCCGGTATCAGCAGTTATAACAGAAGCCCATCAG ATTTTGCTCCTAATAGTTGATATCTTAGCTAAATTGAGTGTGGATATTCAGGATAAAGATCTAGTGTATAGTTTGTTGCTTGTCTTATCTGGAATGTTGATGGATGACAAAG GCAAAGAATGTGTTCTGGAAAATATCCACATTATTGTCGGTGTTCTTACACAACTTGTTTCCTATCCTCACACGATG GTTGTTCGGGAGACAGCGTTGCAATGTTTTGTTGCCATGTCTAGCTTTCCCCATTCAAAAGTCTATCGCATGCGGCCACAG GTCCTACGAGCAGCAATCAAGGCACTTGATGATAAGAAAAGGGCCGTCCGCCAAGAGGCTGTTCGATGTCGACAAACATG GCAATCGTCATTTGCTTAG